One region of Pagrus major chromosome 7, Pma_NU_1.0 genomic DNA includes:
- the LOC141000088 gene encoding uncharacterized protein, producing MSQKILFIKLLLVHYATQSPTVTRANCNDDVPLMCPGVDLDSMNFHSVTWYKLSNPKRRGIIRRDKGDEATQYYNFTRGEGLEVRFGEKYSLFLQSVKPEDAGTYECYISANVGSQNQNLQANLTVDECVTELTTVLSTTPSSSTCQIKGEDLPVVWSIGGYVAVGIAKIVLSLISIWVIRAIHIRSERRQRQQQWGR from the exons ATGTCCCAGAAGATATTGTTCATTAAG CTGCTGTTGGTGCATTACGCAACCCAGAGTCCCACAGTAACTCGTGCAAACTGCAACGACGATGTCCCACTGATGTGTCCAGGTGTTGATCTTGACAGCATGAATTTCCACTCAGTCACATGGTACAAG CTCAGCAACCCAAAAAGACGAGGCATTATCAGGAGAGATAAGGGTGACGAGGCCACCCAGTACTACAACTTCACTCGGGGTGAAGGTTTGGAGGTCAGGTTTGGAGAGAAATACAGTCTGTTTCTCCAGAGCGTGAAGCCTGAAGACGCGGGCACCTACGAGTGTTACATCAGTGCAAATGTAGGGAGTCAAAATCAGAACCTCCAAGCCAACCTGACCGTTGATG AATGTGTGACTGAACTGACGACAGTGTTGAGCACGACTCCATCCAGCTCAACCTGTCAAATTAAAGGCGAGGACCTGCCAGTCGTGTGGAGCATCGGAGGCTATGTAGCAGTGGGCATCGCCAAAATTGTTTTATCTCTAATCAGCATTTGG GTTATTCGAGCCATTCATATCAGGTCTGAAAGaaggcagcggcagcagcagtggggAAGGTGA
- the tcf15 gene encoding transcription factor 15: MMTFAMLRPVATHLIYSDFTVTSEDDENRSESDGSSEQSYCGSTEKRRRISRNLEGETVVVMKQRSAANARERGRTQSVNTAFTALRTLIPTEPVDRKLSKIETLRLASSYISHLANVLLLGDGGADEQPCLGAVHAQGESGAQQPRTICTFCLSNQRKGIKDGKDCLKMRGLGPLRMRR, translated from the exons ATGATGACTTTCGCCATGCTGCGGCCTGTGGCGACACACTTGATCTACTCAGACTTCACTGTCACGTCCGAGGATGATGAGAATCGCAGCGAGAGCGACGGCAGCTCGGAGCAGAGCTACTGTGGCTCCACCGAGAAACGAAGACGGATTTCGCGCAATCTGGAAGGAGAGACTGTGGTGGTCATGAAGCAGAGGAGCGCAGCTAACGCCCGGGAGAGAGGCAGGACCCAGAGCGTCAACACGGCTTTCACAGCTCTCCGGACTCTCATACCCACCGAGCCCGTGGACAGAAAGCTCTCCAAAATCGAAACTCTTCGACTGGCATCCAGCTACATCTCCCATCTGGCCAACGTGCTTCTCCTCGGGGACGGCGGCGCGGATGAGCAGCCCTGCCTCGGCGCGGTTCATGCGCAGGGAGAGAGCGGGGCGCAGCAGCCGAGGACCATCTGCACCTTCTGTTTGAGCAATCAGAGGAAAGGg atAAAGGATGGGAAAGACTGTTTAAAAATGCGAGGGCTGGGTCCACTGCGAATGAGACGTTGA